Proteins from a genomic interval of Microcoleus sp. AS-A8:
- a CDS encoding ABC transporter ATP-binding protein codes for MPSAVSLQNVHKTYDKVPVVNDLSFTIESGEMFGLLGPNGAGKSTTIRMLTTLTRPSSGQIEVAGYDVVRNRQQVKENIGVVLQQISVDADLTVWENMELHGRLHHIPNPRRQRMINQWLEYVELADRRDSLVKTLSGGMKRRLQIARALLHEPKVLFLDEPTVGLDPQTRRRLWEIIRDLNKQGMTMLLTTHYMDEVEFLCDRIGIMDAGQLIELGTLQQLKAQHGEGLVMKQVGERFEYKFFPDLAQANAYLDSLPDKTGIMVRPSNLEDIFVERTGRQLG; via the coding sequence ATGCCATCTGCCGTTTCCCTTCAGAACGTCCACAAGACTTACGACAAAGTCCCCGTTGTTAACGACCTCTCCTTCACCATCGAATCAGGAGAAATGTTTGGCCTGCTTGGCCCCAATGGTGCCGGTAAATCGACTACGATTCGGATGCTAACCACGCTGACTCGACCCAGTTCCGGTCAAATTGAGGTGGCGGGTTACGACGTTGTACGCAACAGACAACAAGTGAAAGAGAATATCGGCGTTGTATTGCAACAAATTAGCGTAGATGCCGACCTTACTGTCTGGGAAAACATGGAACTGCACGGACGTCTGCATCACATTCCTAATCCCAGGCGTCAGCGGATGATTAATCAGTGGTTAGAGTATGTAGAATTGGCAGACCGACGCGATAGTTTAGTCAAAACCCTTTCGGGTGGGATGAAGCGCCGTCTACAAATTGCTAGGGCACTGTTGCACGAACCAAAAGTTTTGTTTTTGGATGAACCCACCGTAGGACTCGACCCCCAAACCCGCCGCCGCCTCTGGGAAATTATTCGCGATTTGAATAAACAGGGGATGACGATGTTACTTACCACTCACTATATGGATGAGGTGGAGTTTTTATGCGATCGGATTGGAATCATGGACGCCGGACAGCTAATTGAACTCGGCACTCTCCAACAACTCAAGGCGCAACATGGGGAGGGATTGGTGATGAAACAAGTTGGGGAGCGTTTTGAGTACAAATTCTTTCCCGATCTAGCACAAGCTAATGCCTACTTGGATAGCTTACCGGATAAAACTGGTATCATGGTTCGTCCCTCTAACTTAGAAGATATCTTTGTTGAGCGTACCGGACGCCAATTGGGCTGA
- the scpB gene encoding SMC-Scp complex subunit ScpB encodes MPRLATQIEAILYLKGKPLSIAEIAEFAGCDKDTIEDALIELMADYAHRDSALEVIETPAGYSLQLRSSFQDLMQNLVPAELGVGALRTLAAIALKKTIAQTDLIELRGSGAYQHIQELIAIGFVQRRRQTDGRSYWLQVTDKFHEHFELEQLLPPLEKQSQS; translated from the coding sequence ATGCCTCGCCTAGCGACCCAGATAGAAGCCATACTCTACCTGAAGGGAAAGCCCTTGTCGATCGCAGAAATTGCTGAATTTGCTGGATGCGACAAGGACACTATTGAAGACGCCCTGATTGAACTCATGGCAGACTATGCCCACCGAGATAGCGCCCTGGAAGTGATTGAAACACCTGCCGGTTACAGCTTACAGTTAAGGTCATCATTTCAAGACTTAATGCAAAACTTAGTTCCCGCTGAATTGGGTGTGGGTGCCTTGAGAACTTTAGCGGCAATTGCGCTCAAAAAAACCATTGCACAAACGGATCTGATCGAACTCCGAGGCAGTGGTGCCTACCAACATATCCAAGAACTGATCGCGATAGGATTTGTCCAGAGACGCCGTCAAACCGATGGTCGTTCCTACTGGTTACAAGTCACGGATAAATTTCATGAACACTTTGAACTAGAGCAACTACTCCCCCCCTTAGAGAAGCAGTCCCAGTCCTGA
- a CDS encoding DUF760 domain-containing protein: protein MVFNPDFLSSQPEDEQANPLLNYLQHQSPDVLSRVAKSASPEIQQIISQNVQGLVGMLPSENFNVQITTDRENLAGLLASAMMTGYFLRQMEQRMELETALIDSVPLRREPRHGEKSDNSAKRPEQ from the coding sequence ATGGTATTTAACCCTGACTTTCTCAGTTCCCAACCGGAAGATGAGCAAGCTAACCCACTGCTGAACTATCTTCAGCACCAATCTCCGGACGTTTTGTCGCGGGTTGCCAAATCCGCTAGCCCAGAGATTCAACAAATCATCTCTCAGAACGTTCAGGGACTGGTTGGGATGCTGCCTTCAGAAAACTTCAACGTCCAAATTACCACTGATCGGGAAAACTTAGCCGGATTGCTAGCTTCAGCAATGATGACTGGCTACTTCTTGCGTCAGATGGAGCAACGGATGGAACTGGAAACAGCGCTCATCGACTCAGTTCCTTTGCGTCGAGAACCCCGTCACGGTGAAAAATCCGATAACTCTGCCAAACGACCTGAGCAGTAA
- a CDS encoding TMEM14 family protein encodes MNNLFVIATWSILVYGVVVLLGGVMGYVKAKSQVSLFSGVGSGIALLIAWFICRQIPLVGLGLATFLGLVLFIVFVIRFFKTRAFMPAGLMTLFSLAATIVFLLGLLSTGGLLT; translated from the coding sequence ATGAACAATTTGTTTGTAATTGCGACCTGGTCTATCCTTGTTTACGGAGTCGTTGTCCTACTGGGCGGTGTAATGGGGTATGTCAAAGCAAAGAGCCAAGTGTCCCTGTTTAGCGGTGTAGGAAGTGGGATAGCATTACTCATTGCCTGGTTCATCTGTCGCCAAATTCCTTTAGTAGGGTTGGGATTGGCAACATTCTTGGGTTTGGTTCTTTTTATCGTCTTCGTCATTCGCTTCTTCAAAACCCGTGCTTTTATGCCTGCCGGGTTAATGACGTTATTTTCTCTGGCTGCCACTATCGTATTTTTGTTGGGTTTGCTCTCTACGGGTGGCTTGTTAACTTAG